Below is a genomic region from Nitrospinaceae bacterium.
GGAAGCCAAAAACACAAAACTTGCCGAACTGAACGATCTGAAAAACAAATTTCTCGGCATGGCATCGCACGATCTTAGAAACCCGATTTCCTCCATCCAGGGGTTTTCAAAAATTCTGCTGGATCAGGGAAAAGCACTGACCGAGGAAACCCGAAACGAATTTTTACAATCGATCCATAAGGTGAGTAAAGACATGCTGACGCTCCTGGAAGATCTTTTGAACATTTCAATCATTGAGAGCGGCAAGCTCGATCTTCATATGCAACGCGGATCTTTAAAGCACCTGGTTGAGGAGAGAGTGCGTATGTATCAGGTGATGGCCAACCGCAAAAACCTCACCACCCATCTGGACATCGCGGAGATCGCCGAGTTTTCATTCGATCCCAACCGCATCAGCCAGGTCATCGACAACCTGTTGAGCAACGCCATCAAGTACTCTCCCTCCGGAAAAGACATTTATATCTGGCTGGAAGAAAAAAACGACCAGGCGAAGTTCAGTGTCCGCGACCAGGGTCCTGGGATTTCCCCCGAGGATCAGGACAAACTGTTCAAGCATTTTCAAAAATTGAAAGCCAAACCGACGGGGAATGAATCCAGTCACGGATTGGGGCTGGCCATCGCCAAAAAAATGGTGGATGCCCATAAAGGCAGAATAACTATGGAGAGCCATTCGAAATCAGGGGCCACGTTCAGCTTTGAAATCCCCATGAAACATTGATTTTGAGTCACGCTCGATAAAGCGCCGCGCAAAAAAAATGGGCAGACCGCCCGGAGACTGGCGATCTGCCCGCAGGCTGGGGAGGTATAGCAGCCTACTTGACCCAGGAACTTTGGATGTATTTAACGACATCCCAGATTTCATTGTCTTTCAAGGTCTTGCCGTGCGCCACCATCCCCGTTCCCGCCGAGCCGTTCTTAATGACCCAGAACATCTGGCCGGCGGACACGTTTTTCATGGTCTCACCGCAAGTGAAGTTTCTCGGCGACGGTTTTAAAGCCGCGCCCAGCTTTCCAGCGCCATCACCCTTGTCGCCATGACACATTTTGCAGGCCATGGGCTTGGATTTTTTTTCATATATCAACTTTCCATTGTCCGCATTGGCTGACGCGGTTTTATCCATTTTGGCGAGATTCGCCGGCGCCGCTTTGGTTTTTCTCGGCTGCGGGCATTTACCGCCTGCGTAGGCGGTTCCCACAGCGGCTAAAGTGAACATTGCCAGAATCGTCATGATGATTGTTTTTTTCATCTTCCTTCCTCCTTTTAGCTTTGGATAAAATCTACTTCAGTTTTAAAACTCATTTACCAATCGTAAAGTCCGCTTTGGCTTCCTCGTCCGCTACGGTGATTTCCTGAGTGGACTCACCTGCGTACGGGTGCCATGCCGTTACTTTATATTTGCCGGCGGGAATCCCGTCGATTTTAAAAGACCCATCCGCGCCACTGATCGAATAGTAAGGATTCCATACGATCCGTCCATCCGCTTCCATGAAGTTGTGCTGATCGCACTGCAGGAAGAAATGCTTGTCCTTTTTCATCTTGAAACGCTTGAAGGTTTTAGTAACATCCGCAACGTCCCCCTTGGAAGGCAGAGGCTTGTTGAACAACGTCTTGCGGTTGGCGCCTGCCACAGAATACCCGTGTGGGTTATGCAGAATGTCAGGGTCCTGATTGGTGATGGTCATCAAACCTTCTTTCACCCCTTTAGGAGTCTTTCGGGCTACGGAAACCTTGGGGAAAATATCGCAGTTTTTAAAATCAAAATTTATAGTCTCCGTGGGCCACGGTTTGCCCTTCGCGATATTTTCAATGAACACAACGGTATCCGTCAGCTTTCCGCCATTGACCACAACTTTCAAACGTGGACGAATATTGCCTTCTATGGTGTCAGGATGCTTGGCGCAGAACTCGACGTTTTTCCCCTTGTTTAAATCTTCCATAATCGGCTCAGGAGCGGCCCCTTTGAAATTAATCACACCACTGATGGACCCTTTGCCAGCGGCACCCTCTTCATAATCGCCTTTCTTGGCAAAACTTGAAGAAGCACTCAGCGCTAACACGATTCCTACGACTGAAATTCCTAATAAAGTCTTTTTCATTTTCCTCACCCCTTTCGGTTAACTACCATCCACATAAAATCCACGATTCGCTTTCTTCAACCTATAAGCCGTGGTCTTCCCAAAGTTCCCTCGGCTCTTCCGGGAAATCAAAAGGATTAAACTTGACTCGTTTCTTCGGTTTTATTTCAATGCGGCTGTTCTGCTTTCCTTGACTGGCGTAGAACTTGTCCCAAAACCGCTTGCTGGATTCTTTAGTTTTCACGATTTTTTTCAATCTTCCCTTAGGATCAAATATTCTGACTTCTTCAAACATGGCTGCCTCCTTTCACTGGCTGGAGTAAAGATGGCCTTCGACAAAAGAGAAAGTTTTTAGATATCACCACGATATTAAAAACTCCCGACATCTTTAAATCTCCAAACCGAAACGTGAACATCAATGAAAATCTTCTCCTCCATGTCCTCTCACCTTCTATTTAGCAATCGATATGCCATAAGGATGGTTTTTGAAAATAATGGAATAAGCTATTTAATTTCAAATAGATAAAATTCCAACAGGGAAATCAACTGCTGGGTGAAAACCCAAAAAATCCCAATATGGGACTTTATATCTCAAACTGGGATTTCAAAATGGGACGGAAGGGAGAATACAAAAAAAGGGATGGAAAATGAACGAAGGATGGAGACTGGTTATTTCAGCGCATATTTTTTGACCAACCGGTAGAGGGTACTGCGGCTCATTGCCAGTTTTTTTGCCGCCAGGGGGATGTTGCCCTGGGTGACTTTAAGGGCATTTCTGAGTGTGCGTTTTTCCACTTCTTCAAAAGGAATGATTTCCTCCGGGGATCTTTCAGGGTCAAAACCGATTCGGTCGAGCCTCAGCGTCTTGGAACCAGCTTTTTCTTCCTCCCCACTCGCCTGAACGCCGATCGCCTCTTTCAGGGAATCGGCATCGATGGCATCGGTTTCCGTATGAATCATTGCCTGGTAGATGGTGTTTTCCAACTGCCGGATATTTCCCGGCCAAGGATGGGCCATTAAAAGTTCCATCGCCTGTGGATCAATGGATTTCACCTGTTTATTCAATTCTTCTGCATATTTTTTCAAAAAGTGGGCGCACAACAAGGGAATATCTTCTTTTCTTTCGCGAAGCGGCGGAACAAAAATAGGAAACACGTTCAGCCGATAGTACAAATCCTCGCGGAACTTTCCCTTGGCCACCTCTTTTAGCAGGTCCTTGTTGGTGGCGGCAATCACTCGCGTATTGACGGAAATCTTGTTGTTCTCTCCGATACGTTCAAAATTCTTTTCCTGCAAAAACCGCAACAGCTTGGTTTGCGTGTTGGCGCTCATTTCCGCCACTTCGTCAAGAAACAGGGTGCCGCCGTCGGCCAGTTCCAGCTTGCCGGTTCGCGATTCGTCCGCTCCGGTGAACGCGCCTTTTTTATGCCCAAAAAGCTCACTTTCCTGAAGCGTTTCCGGGATGGCTCCGCAATTGATATCCACAAAGCATCCCTTAGCAAGCGAACCGTTGTAATGAATCCCCCGCGCCACCAGTTCCTTTCCCGTTCCACTTTCCCCTTGAATGAGGACGCTTGCGTTATTGTCCTTGACCTTGTTGATTTTCTCAAAAACCTGCTGAAGCGGAGCGCTCCTGCCGATGAATTCTTTTAAATCGTGTTTTCCCTGCAATTCCTCCTGCAAGAATCTCACCTTGTTGAGCAGAGCATTCTGGTTTAGAGCATTTTCAAGAGTGGTGATCAACCGGGCCTCTTCATAAGGCTTGACGATGTAATCAAACGCACCGGCCTTGAGAGCCAAAACGGCGGTGGCCGCCTCATTCACGCTGGTCACCATGATCACCACCGCATCGCTTTTGGATTTTTTAATTTCCTGAAGGGTTTCCAGACCGCCGATCCCCGGCATCATCAAATCCAGAAAAACAGCGAGGGGACCCTCATCCAGCTTTTCCAGACACGCTTCCCCGCTCTCAAATTCCATGACCCGATAGCCCCGGGTCTCAAGGAGAACGGATAAAATTCGGCGCAGGTTGGGATCGTCATCCACCACAAACAACAATTTATTTTCCA
It encodes:
- a CDS encoding acetoacetate metabolism regulatory protein AtoC produces the protein MENKLLFVVDDDPNLRRILSVLLETRGYRVMEFESGEACLEKLDEGPLAVFLDLMMPGIGGLETLQEIKKSKSDAVVIMVTSVNEAATAVLALKAGAFDYIVKPYEEARLITTLENALNQNALLNKVRFLQEELQGKHDLKEFIGRSAPLQQVFEKINKVKDNNASVLIQGESGTGKELVARGIHYNGSLAKGCFVDINCGAIPETLQESELFGHKKGAFTGADESRTGKLELADGGTLFLDEVAEMSANTQTKLLRFLQEKNFERIGENNKISVNTRVIAATNKDLLKEVAKGKFREDLYYRLNVFPIFVPPLRERKEDIPLLCAHFLKKYAEELNKQVKSIDPQAMELLMAHPWPGNIRQLENTIYQAMIHTETDAIDADSLKEAIGVQASGEEEKAGSKTLRLDRIGFDPERSPEEIIPFEEVEKRTLRNALKVTQGNIPLAAKKLAMSRSTLYRLVKKYALK